One region of Salvelinus namaycush isolate Seneca chromosome 3, SaNama_1.0, whole genome shotgun sequence genomic DNA includes:
- the LOC120043858 gene encoding proteasome assembly chaperone 1-like: MSVLICQSTCYIAEDQLFEWTEKVFGCLEYRELNVMVLSDSPVAEYKMPDYLYGSTIPFIRSLKSSAYKCQAFCPAVGQPSILTGLPAAVLSHCQVHQIPAVLYQCYSDVISPDSVTMETYKPALTSLSKLVKLESCPSADVLRKVAKISETQSNLYT; this comes from the exons gtTTTAATATGccaaagtacttgttacattgcTGAGGACCAGCTGTTTGAATGGACAGAAAAG GTGTTTGGCTGCCTTGAGTATAGAGAGCTCAATGTGATGGTGCTTTCAGACAGCCCTGTGGCTGAGTACAAAATGCCAGACTACCTCTACGGTAGCACCATCCCCTTCATACGCTCCCTCAAGAGCAGTGCTTACAAATGCCAGGCCTTTTGCCCTGCAGTAGGGCAGCCCAGCATCCTCACTGGACTGCCAGCTGCAG TACTGAGCCACTGCCAAGTCCATCAGATTCCAGCTGTTCTGTACCAATGTTACTCTGATGTCATCAGCCCAGACTCAGTCACCATGGAAACCTACAAACCTGCTCTGACAAGTTTAAGCAAGTTGGTTAAA TTGGAGTCTTGTCCGAGTGCAGACGTCCTCCGAAAGGTTGCTAAAATCAGCGAGACTCAGAGTAACCTGTATACTTAA